The following is a genomic window from Mya arenaria isolate MELC-2E11 chromosome 4, ASM2691426v1.
TGACTTTCTGACTTGGAACATATCGAGGAGAAATAAAAATTACAGttttttattaagttatctttattaataaagaatttaGCATTTTGAATTTGTCGATATCTCTCATCAAAACGTGCATGATtatacagcgtattggctcagcctccaccctttggctccagctccctggcttttggctccagctcaacccagaaaaagagtataaacatgctttttccggtaaacaggcggtcatttttattcccgacaaaataaaagcactcgataaaACTGATtgtatcttaaatgtaagcttcttgagtgaaattcagctggaaattggtgaaaatgttctaccttcgtttgtaaacatgcatgtgtttgatgggagaatcggttttataactccataaacaatatgtttacaaaataaccgaaatacgtgtgaagattaaacatatttgtatggcactgcattccccgatttctcaaataagccctcataattgtgatattagatcaaataacgagtcatacttacgttttacgatgatatccgttctcttgctctagctcggaagtggcattggctcttttttatacacagctccaaaaagagctggagccactgtttcgcatccATGTAATGGTTTGTTAAGTGTTAAGTTTATTTAGTCTCGAACTAGGGCCGAGCAGTGTAAATATTCCTCTTCAGGGTACATCTTTTTCTATGtgtataattatctttaatgtttaCGATGTGTTCTTTGATGTGATCATGTACATTCAGTGTAGAGGTGCCTTCACGATAGAAATGTTATTCTAAGCATTTGTTGACTCTCTTCATGGCCGCCAATGTATAAAGGCAGTCTCGGGAAAACTTCCTCAATGGCAACACAATGAGTCCGGCACATGAACAGCGTTGACACTAGTGGATTGGGTGGCGGTACAACCGGCGCGCGCTCCAGCAAAAATCgttcaagtttacttttaatgtcAACAGCGGagaaatagtaataaaatacgctcaaaatACACTCAGGCTAGATACTGTAAGAAGATTCTGGGGAGTACCTCAAACACCCTGTCAACATCTTACACCGtttaaatttcggttctgaagGCGGACAAATGCCAAAAGGCTGTGCCCTTAAGTTGTGCCCCTCTAACGCCAATCTTTTGTTAACGATTTCTAAACTACAATCGTCGATGAAAGTAACTGGCTTTGGATCGGATTTTCCCATTCACATCTGaaacataatatgaaagatacttataataatacacTGCTCAATTATGTCGTCATCAAATAAAGGAAAGCGAATCTACATtcaacatttttgcattttgttcGTTTGTCAACCAAGATTTCTGAAGTTGTACCATCGgttaatgtacaaaaataattttgttacaaAGCTTACAAATTGCATGAATCTATATAGCATTATGCCAACAACCCCTTCTTGTACTATAAACGACCCCAGCCGATGACGCCGACTGTTCGTAAGGGTTTCGATTCATATGTAGAAGAATATTCGAGAGCATACatctattgttgttgttgttgttgttgttgttttctattttctattttcattatgttaattttttttcagtACAATGATGCATTCATTTCtcaagaaatattacacaccttTGAGTGTCATAttacattataaggaccgggcCGGTCAGCCccccaaaataatacatatggtATTTTAAGGTGTgtcatatttcttatattatataaacCATTTCATATTGCCattcaatactttaaaaaatgttgttcatgTGTTTCTTAACTTTTTTTGAACCTGGTCATGTTAACCCATTACGTCATCGGTCTATACTTTGTGGACAAGTCCGAACCGGCCAAAAATTCTTTATGGACCGCTCACTTCATAAAAACTGGATTTCGATTAAACTACAGTGATATTCAGCCGACTGACTTTAGtctaatattatatacatatatttgtccCTTCTATTTATATAGAATGTCGATCGGTCCGAATATTActgtaatttaatattaaagcaCAGTTTTATGACCCCAGCGGTCTATAAAGTATTTGAGAAATCTACCATTCCACGGGTCTCTCAAGCCCGGTGAAACCCTATATCGACACTTTCTAATGAGATCCTTCAAACGTACCGGTGCCGTCCCTCGTCTGTTGTCTTTCTTGTCATTTTGTATTCCTTATATAAACGATCTTACCCTTTTCTGTTCATTTCCTGCCGACATGAGCCAACAATTTCGTCTGCCTCACTATCAAAACCACTTTCACGGGTTGCTAGAGAAATTGTCACATTCCATCGGGATTCGGACGCCGTAAAGGCAGGAGTTTTCAGCATAACGTGAAATACTTCAAATAAATGGTAATTCTGATTTGCTTACAAAACAGTTGTGTTCTTTACTTTGTAGTACTAAACATATTATAGAACACCATGCTTGTATACAATTAAAGGAGGACTTAAATCAAACCTAGCAAGATGGATTTTGCTAATTCTGCAGAATTCATTTCAATCGAATTAAATCTGACGGCATTTGTTTAATATCACACGattgcatgtttgttttgtaaagtaAATTGGAAATAGCATTTGAAGACTCTCTAAAATTTGATTAGGTTCCGAATCAGTGGAAAGTTTAAACACTGATAAGGCTTCGGATTTGAATAGTGTCACATTTGGGGCAAAATGAGGACTCTTTTAGGTGAGTAATAAAGAACTGCATTAACGTTAGGATTGAGCTATAATCGAGTTTCTTCTTTGATTACCACAATTGTATTGCTTAAATTGCAATTATGTTGgtgtgttttttcaatattgtgtTTGATATTGCAGTACTGCTGTGTGTGACAGGACACCATTTAGCGTAcgtataatataatgataatgggtttatatatatcacaatatataacatatataccgtaataatattgttgttttactaCCAAACATGATACCAAGACCAGCCATAGAAAACATTACCTCCCTCTATTTTTGGTTGGAATATCAAATCGTTATGTTATTGGTTAATATAGTGTTTGGTAATAGAACAACGTCTACCACAGTTTAGGTATTCCTATCTATGGTTTTGAGGGCGCGAGCAGTGCCGTACAGACAGGGCGCACCCTGCACTATAAAGTTGACATAGCCAAGTGTGACCTAATCACTGGTTCGGCCATAATCCCGGAGTTTGCCGAGACGTTCGGAGGTCACGTGACAACATGGCGGAGTTTCAATGACAGGGATATATCGGATGAACCATTCCTTGCTTTCTTCGACcagaaaatgttgtttaataataCAGGTAGATAAAGCTTGTGTTTTATGTTcgtttatgaatattttggcCCAACCATTTGTCACATTTCAGCCGCGCCACTTGGTGCATTTCGCCTTCCGATGGCAACATCGGCGCGTTAGTATTTTGGTTTGTGTCTTAATAGGAATGTCTGTTTAAGTCTGTCATAGCCTTTGGCATCCAAACACTTTTTAACCGTAATATCTTACCAGAAAATGCTTTGTAAACTCTTATTTTGGCGTACTGTCTATACACTGGAATAAGGCACACCCCGGTTCGTGGGCGCTTTGTATTGTTGTGTTCTAAATCTTGAATCTAAATCTAGTGTTGATACTACAATACGTCTATCTTCAAAGTATATATATACGCCTATGCGATTCTTACTTAAACATCCTTAGGAACTGCTGTACTAACGGAAAAACATTAATGCAGTTTCGCTGATAACTGGTGCTCTATAAGTACAATGGAATTGAACTTTGTCATGACTTCCGCCCTCTGGCAGGTGGGTTGATGCAGGTGTCCCGAGAGGTTGAGGTGTGGGGAAACAACAGCGCCATTGTCACCACCGTCCTCTACACCCCGGACTTCCGCACCGTACACGACATGTACATACACCGCTGCTCGCTCACCGCGGAAAATAAGACGTGAGTCCGTCGTCGAATTCCTACATCCATTCAGGAGTTCTCTTATGAGGCCATGGTTGACCCATATGTAAACAAGGGTTATCAACTGTTAGGTTTAAATATGTTTCGGTAATACAGACATAACAATGTTGTAAGTAAATTCAAGGTAAGGGATTCGAAATGCCTGGCGAAATACTGGAACAGAAAACAACGTTTGTAATTATTTGATTTCCAGTGGTGCAATATCGTTCAACGCTCCTGAGGAGGGGCCAGCACGTTTACACGGGTTCGCTGAGTTGCTTGAGGCCCTGGAAGGGGGAAGCTATGTCCACTTCATGGCCATGACCTTCATCTGCCATGGGGGCAGGGAACACTCATTCTCTAACTTCGGTGGCCATATTCAAAGTAAGGTGGATCATGTGGTTAAATTGTGCTACACTATTTATTTACTGTAAGATTCATTCTTGTATTAAAGagaaaaatattcatgtcatcaGAAAGAAGACGACAATCATTACGATGGCGACGAAAAGGGGAAAGATACTGtcggtggtggttgtggtggtggtgattgtggCTGTAGTGGTCTACTTATGAGGAACTCTTTGCGATTATTTCAGACTACGAATTAGGTCGTGGGGAGGTGGTGAGCGTGGGTGAAGGCATCCGCAGCTACGTCCAGCAACTTGTGCACTACGATCGCCGGGCCGCTAGTCACGTGGTTGACGTCGTCTCTATATGGATGTATAGgtaaagtcattgcattttatcatAATAGTTATGTGAATAATATGTTAAGTACAGTATGTGCAACGTGTCTTGTTCTTGTTGAGTCTAGAAGTATGTTCAACACAGTATCAAAGcattaaagttaacatttgtatatattatctATTCTACCACAGTAACCGGACGGTAGAGATCGT
Proteins encoded in this region:
- the LOC128229707 gene encoding uncharacterized protein LOC128229707 isoform X1 encodes the protein MLVCFFNIVFDIAVLLCVTGHHLALGIPIYGFEGASSAVQTGRTLHYKVDIAKCDLITGSAIIPEFAETFGGHVTTWRSFNDRDISDEPFLAFFDQKMLFNNTGGLMQVSREVEVWGNNSAIVTTVLYTPDFRTVHDMYIHRCSLTAENKTGAISFNAPEEGPARLHGFAELLEALEGGSYVHFMAMTFICHGGREHSFSNFGGHIQNYELGRGEVVSVGEGIRSYVQQLVHYDRRAASHVVDVVSIWMYSNRTVEIVDTRGLPPFTDLGHKHVSYCYLDNGAPGASFEIYA
- the LOC128229707 gene encoding uncharacterized protein LOC128229707 isoform X2, translated to MRTLLVLLCVTGHHLALGIPIYGFEGASSAVQTGRTLHYKVDIAKCDLITGSAIIPEFAETFGGHVTTWRSFNDRDISDEPFLAFFDQKMLFNNTGGLMQVSREVEVWGNNSAIVTTVLYTPDFRTVHDMYIHRCSLTAENKTGAISFNAPEEGPARLHGFAELLEALEGGSYVHFMAMTFICHGGREHSFSNFGGHIQNYELGRGEVVSVGEGIRSYVQQLVHYDRRAASHVVDVVSIWMYSNRTVEIVDTRGLPPFTDLGHKHVSYCYLDNGAPGASFEIYA